TGAACAGATCAgtttaatagaaaataaaaaaatatatgcagATCAAATTCTAATTCGATAATAAACGATGTTTCAGTACATTAACTGGGCATGCTTTAATTTGTGAAAGAATATGACAAACTAAACCTCAGTACTTGGTTAATCTAATGCATTGTCAAGCTTAATTTACAAAATGCtattaaaagagaaagatttttCTAGTAATAAATTACCATTAAATAAATATCTTCAGATATTCCATAAAGATACCATTGGTGATGGCAATATCAAATCATTCCATATTGTTCCCGATAAGCTTGTATACAGTTACCAAAAACAAACACCTTGTTGAGCTATCAGGCAAACGAGAGGACCTAAAACCTGTCACCATGTGGTAGTCACAAGAAGCGAGGATTTGAATGTCTCATGCGACTAATAATCATAACCCAAGTGTAAAAACACGTGACCATGCCCACGAAAAGGGCATATGGAGCGATAATTGACTTCAAATTATGATGCATCGACAGTTAGCCCAATCTCACTGGGTCCACCAATACAAACATAGGTGCAGTCCTACACTTGCTCATGTACCCAATTTGTTGCAACCAGATCCTAAACTAATACTGCAAAGATGCTCTCAGAATATGGGTACTGACACCTGTGTTGCCTATTTGTTAAATACTATTCACATGGCATGCTATATTCCATGTGAACTAATTAGGGGTCTCACACCTGTGTTGCCTATATTATATTACAGGAAATAAAACAGTGACATTATAAGCGATTGAAGCTACAGATAATTGAACAGTTGCAGAAAAAGTATCTCATGCATGACAAATTTTTTGATGTTTTCTTGAACTTGAGATATTTACATCAGAAGGATAAAAAAACTGGAAGAAATCTCTGTGTGTGTCTAGTAGCATTATCCTTTTCAAAAGTTTCAAAAGCTGAAGATACGATCAAGAAACTATAATGAGTTTTACTGCTGCATCACTTACATGAGGAGTGGCCACTAGGAAAACTTTTGTGTCCTTCCTTTATAACATTGTTTTCTCCATTGCATATAACATTTGTTGTGACATTGTCATAAACCTACAGGCATGTGTATCAGCAAATACTGATGAGTTTTATGCAATACACAGTGGTGAATACAGATATGGGTTTCTAGGTCAAGGACAAAGGAAATAAATTATAAACCACCTCTTTTCCATCAGGAAAACAGCGCCAAAAGAAGTCAGGTCGAGGTCGGCCTACTGCATCCTTAATGGCATCTGTTATCACCCCAGTAATGAGCACAGAGTACAGGAGACCTGCACATACATGTTGCCAATAGACTGTTTAATCCACCTTGTACTGAGAAGAAAACTTGCTCTACGCCTGAAACGATACAAAGATAGTAGACAAACCCAGGATCGCATGATGCAAATCGTATACATCCCTTCTTCTGAAGTAAATTGCAAGAAAGATTACAAAAGGCAAGATAATCCCAATCACCTGTAATAATGCAAATTGTGATGGGTACGTCATCCATAAGAAAGTTACGTAAAATATCAAAATTCCAAAGAAGAGCATACTGGAACAGCCCAAAATGGCACCGTGTTACTTTTCAGTGGGTATTTCAGATCAGTCATCATGTCTCTCCCCACAAAACGATGAAATGGTTCTATAACATTCAATATGACTTCTATTACAACAAGAAGTAGTAGTATTATCCAGTCATGCATGTGGAATCTTGCAACCTTCACCCCATGAGATTGCACCGTGTGAGCACCCAACTGTATATCCGCCATTGTCTTTCCCTGGAATTGACATGAACAATTTCTTCAGCAAATAATGTCAGCATGGCCTACAAACTCTAGTAAATTGCAACAAGAGCAATATAAAGTGGTTGCCGATGGAAGGACAATAGATGGTCATAGAGTAATACATGGTTCCAAGATCATGCAAATTGATGCGAATGAAGATGCATCAGTCATATGCATTATTTTGCTGCACGAGAGCAAACCAAGGACGAAACAATCATGCCAAGTTTGGTACAAAAGGATGCCTTTCTTTCTTGCACCTAGTGGCCTGCTCTATAGGTTCAACGTGGGACATGGGATGCCAGATACCTTTCCCTGTCTTCATCAATGTAAGATACATTGCTACCATCGACGCATCCAACAATGCTTTTAAGGAGACGAGATCACCATAACATCAAGGCGAGTAATTAGAAAAAGTAATAACTAGAAAGAATTCTCCGGTCCTAGACTGGATGGATCATTTACATCGAGAGGAGATCAGGGTTCCGCATATCAACTCAGCCATTGATGTCATCTCCGCCAAACCTCTACAAGACTCCGCAGTCCCGTGATCATCTTCCCATTGAGTCCCCCGTGACATCAGTAACACTGGAGGCAACTTCAGTCGCGGAGCACGGATTCAGTTTCGAGAACACAGAAATCGTTGGCCACCGGTGGGCAAAATGATTCGAGAAAGAGAAGA
This Musa acuminata AAA Group cultivar baxijiao chromosome BXJ1-2, Cavendish_Baxijiao_AAA, whole genome shotgun sequence DNA region includes the following protein-coding sequences:
- the LOC135611009 gene encoding lipid phosphate phosphatase 2-like isoform X1, with product MADIQLGAHTVQSHGVKVARFHMHDWIILLLLVVIEVILNVIEPFHRFVGRDMMTDLKYPLKSNTVPFWAVPVIGIILPFVIFLAIYFRRRDVYDLHHAILGLLYSVLITGVITDAIKDAVGRPRPDFFWRCFPDGKEVYDNVTTNVICNGENNVIKEGHKSFPSGHSSWSFAGLGFLSWYLAGKIQAFDRRGHIAKLCIVLFPLLCASLVAISRVDDYWHHWQDVFAGGSLGLIVASFCYLQFFPPPHDTNGWGPHAYFQTLADTQSNTRMTHAANPLSIRSLEAEAGYIYTRQQV